One Nocardioides oleivorans DNA segment encodes these proteins:
- a CDS encoding uracil-DNA glycosylase yields MTLLPHPVVGGSFASPVAPGTGWPDDPASPDTPVARTPAGVRRLARADTLDELTARVSVCAACDRLVTWREDVARDKRASFADQPYWGRPIAGWGDPEPTLLVVGLAPAANGGNRTGRIFTGDPSADWLFASLHRTGWASQPTSEHAGDGQQLLDARMVATVRCAPPDNKPTPAERDTCAPWIAAELALLPTVRAVVALGSFGWDGAIRSLVAAGAPAPARKPKFAHAAEVTLGDVTLIGCYHPSPHNTYTGRLTAEMTDAVFERARRVTETSLTD; encoded by the coding sequence GTGACGCTCCTGCCGCACCCGGTCGTCGGGGGCTCGTTCGCGAGCCCGGTGGCGCCCGGGACCGGTTGGCCGGACGACCCGGCTTCCCCGGACACGCCCGTCGCCCGCACCCCCGCTGGCGTACGACGACTCGCGCGCGCCGACACCCTCGACGAGCTGACCGCCCGGGTGAGCGTGTGCGCGGCGTGCGACCGGCTGGTCACCTGGCGCGAGGACGTCGCCCGCGACAAGCGTGCCTCCTTCGCCGACCAGCCCTACTGGGGCCGGCCGATCGCGGGCTGGGGCGACCCTGAGCCGACCCTGCTGGTCGTCGGCCTCGCGCCGGCCGCCAACGGCGGCAACCGGACCGGACGGATCTTCACCGGTGACCCGAGCGCGGACTGGCTCTTCGCCAGCCTGCACCGCACCGGGTGGGCCAGCCAGCCGACCAGCGAGCACGCCGGCGACGGGCAGCAGCTCCTCGACGCGCGGATGGTCGCGACCGTGCGGTGCGCGCCGCCGGACAACAAGCCCACGCCCGCGGAGCGCGACACCTGCGCGCCGTGGATCGCCGCGGAGCTCGCGCTGCTGCCGACCGTGCGCGCCGTGGTCGCGCTCGGGTCGTTCGGCTGGGACGGCGCGATCCGCTCGCTCGTCGCGGCCGGGGCTCCCGCTCCGGCGCGGAAGCCGAAGTTCGCCCACGCCGCCGAGGTCACGCTCGGCGACGTGACGCTGATCGGGTGCTACCACCCCTCGCCGCACAACACCTACACCGGACGGCTGACGGCGGAGATGACCGATGCGGTCTTCGAGCGGGCCCGACGGGTGACCGAGACGTCGCTGACAGACTGA
- a CDS encoding FtsB family cell division protein, with protein MLVLVLAVLTVSYASSLRAYLQQRAHIGDLKVQIAEREASINDLEREKKRWDDPAYVKAQARERFGYLMPGESGFEVIGPDGKPLEAQASLNDPDDVIKTVPKAWWTGVWESVELAGNPPPPEEQPADLVDGTKKQ; from the coding sequence GTGCTCGTGCTGGTGCTGGCCGTGCTGACGGTGTCCTACGCGTCGTCGCTGCGGGCCTACCTCCAGCAGCGCGCGCACATCGGCGACCTGAAGGTCCAGATCGCCGAGCGCGAGGCCAGCATCAACGACCTCGAGCGCGAGAAGAAGCGCTGGGACGACCCGGCCTACGTCAAGGCGCAGGCGCGCGAGCGGTTCGGCTACCTGATGCCCGGCGAGTCCGGCTTCGAGGTCATCGGCCCCGACGGCAAGCCGCTCGAGGCCCAGGCGAGCCTCAACGACCCCGACGACGTGATCAAGACCGTGCCCAAGGCGTGGTGGACCGGCGTGTGGGAGTCGGTGGAGCTCGCCGGAAATCCACCACCACCCGAGGAGCAGCCGGCCGACCTGGTCGACGGCACGAAGAAGCAGTGA
- a CDS encoding exopolyphosphatase — translation MSTPSTGPSTSPSTSPSTMASPVAAIDCGTNSIKVLIGRRRDDGTLDVLVRESRVVRLGQGVDRTGVLADEALDRTFAAIDELAGIIRSHEVPPAHVRFCATSATRDASNADVFRDGVRRRLGIEPEVLSGDEEAALVYAGAIAAQVPMPPEPVLVVDIGGGSTELVLGEGEERQSVSMDIGSVRLHERHLHSDPPTAAEVAACVVDIDAHLDASDVPLERTRTVIGTSGTIKTLACGVLDLGAYDRDGFDRAVLSNATTAGFVDRLVAMTVEERRALPYMHPGRADVIDAGALIWSRILARVPVPDHLVSEADILHGMAAAIEP, via the coding sequence ATGAGCACCCCGAGCACCGGTCCGAGCACCAGCCCGAGCACCAGCCCGAGCACCATGGCGAGCCCGGTCGCGGCCATCGACTGCGGCACGAACTCGATCAAGGTGCTGATCGGCCGGCGCCGTGACGACGGCACCCTCGACGTCCTCGTGCGCGAGTCCCGGGTCGTCCGGCTGGGCCAGGGCGTGGACCGGACCGGGGTGCTCGCCGACGAGGCCCTCGACCGCACGTTCGCGGCGATCGACGAGCTGGCCGGGATCATCCGCAGCCACGAGGTCCCGCCCGCCCACGTCCGCTTCTGCGCGACCTCGGCCACCCGCGACGCGAGCAACGCCGACGTCTTCCGTGACGGCGTACGCCGTCGGCTCGGCATCGAGCCCGAGGTGCTCTCCGGCGACGAGGAGGCGGCGCTGGTGTACGCCGGTGCCATCGCAGCGCAGGTCCCGATGCCGCCCGAGCCGGTGCTCGTCGTCGACATCGGCGGCGGGTCCACCGAGCTGGTGCTGGGGGAGGGCGAGGAGCGGCAGTCGGTGTCGATGGACATCGGGTCCGTCCGGCTCCACGAGCGCCACCTCCACAGCGACCCGCCGACCGCGGCGGAGGTCGCCGCCTGCGTGGTCGACATCGACGCGCACCTCGACGCCTCCGACGTACCCCTCGAGCGCACGCGCACGGTGATCGGCACCTCCGGCACCATCAAGACCCTCGCCTGCGGGGTGCTCGACCTCGGGGCCTACGACCGCGACGGGTTCGACCGCGCCGTGCTGTCCAACGCCACGACCGCCGGCTTCGTCGACCGCCTGGTCGCGATGACGGTCGAGGAGCGGCGCGCGCTGCCCTACATGCACCCCGGCCGCGCCGACGTGATCGACGCGGGAGCCCTGATCTGGAGCCGGATCCTGGCGCGCGTGCCGGTGCCCGACCACCTCGTCTCCGAGGCCGACATCCTGCACGGCATGGCCGCGGCGATCGAGCCGTGA
- a CDS encoding DUF501 domain-containing protein — MDAADEAAIRAQLKRRPRGIDSIGHRCPCGNPDVVATEPRLPNGTPFPTTYYLTCPRAASRIGTLEGNHVMKEMQDRLATDDDLAAAYRAAHERYLEARAEIGERAGLDVPEIEGISAGGMPDRVKCLHVLAGQSLAMGRGVNPLGDEVLDRIGDWWAKGPCVSVDAAPDDQAP; from the coding sequence ATCGACGCCGCCGACGAGGCCGCGATCCGCGCGCAGCTCAAGCGGCGCCCGCGTGGCATCGACTCGATCGGCCACCGCTGTCCGTGCGGCAACCCCGACGTCGTCGCGACCGAGCCGCGCCTGCCCAACGGGACGCCCTTCCCGACGACCTACTACCTCACCTGTCCGCGGGCCGCGTCGCGCATCGGCACCCTCGAGGGCAACCACGTGATGAAGGAGATGCAGGACCGCCTCGCCACCGACGACGACCTCGCCGCGGCCTACCGCGCCGCCCACGAGCGCTACCTCGAGGCGCGCGCCGAGATCGGCGAGCGCGCCGGGCTCGACGTCCCCGAGATCGAGGGCATCAGCGCCGGCGGCATGCCCGACCGCGTCAAGTGCCTCCACGTGCTGGCCGGCCAGTCCCTGGCCATGGGCCGCGGGGTGAACCCGCTCGGCGACGAGGTGCTCGACCGCATCGGGGACTGGTGGGCGAAGGGTCCCTGCGTCTCCGTCGACGCCGCGCCCGACGACCAGGCACCGTGA
- a CDS encoding elongation factor G has protein sequence MQPRSLNLGILAHVDAGKTTLTERLLHHCGVIDRPGSVDAGTTQTDSLDLERRRGITIKSAVVALPLDGLVVNVIDTPGHPDFVAEVERVLGVLDGAVLVLSAVEGVQPQTRILMRALQRLKVPTLLFVNKVDRVGADLDAVLAAVRTRLTPAVLPMGTTRATGSRGAEFVAFPPDDAAFLEREAVALAEHDDDLLAAYVDGRARTAAELVGSVADQTGACRLHPVFAGSAATGAGIAELVAGIASLLPTATPDPGGPASGRAFKVDRGAAGEKVAYVRMFSGALRVRQRLELAGDRTGKVASIELFRDGHWERADEVGAGQVARLLGLTAVRVGDGFGTSARAEEHHFPPPTLEASVEACAVEQRTALRVALAQLADQDPLIAARTDVAGHPTLSLYGRVQQEVIASTLAEEHGIEVEFSEASVLHVERPRRAGAAVERFNTPSNPYWATIGIRITPAEPGSGVALDLECPLRDLPLFLFGSVEHFTSVMRQHVSRALERGPSGWEVTDCRVALVEVGYASWDGPPSQRGPVPTALDFRKLTPLVVGQALARATTRVCEPVLRVDLEVPTRVAPQLQQLLGRWGTEITGQTAFGDLTRLEARVVATRLHDLQHRLPDLTGGEGVLDARFDGYQPVRGRGPVRRG, from the coding sequence GTGCAGCCACGCTCGCTCAACCTGGGCATCCTCGCCCACGTCGACGCCGGTAAGACCACCCTCACCGAACGTCTCCTCCACCACTGCGGGGTCATCGACCGCCCCGGGTCCGTGGACGCCGGCACGACGCAGACCGACAGCCTCGACCTCGAACGACGTCGCGGCATCACCATCAAGTCCGCCGTGGTGGCGCTCCCGCTCGACGGGCTCGTCGTCAACGTGATCGACACCCCTGGGCACCCCGACTTCGTCGCCGAGGTCGAGCGCGTCCTCGGCGTGCTCGACGGCGCCGTGCTGGTGCTCTCAGCCGTCGAAGGCGTGCAGCCCCAGACCCGGATCCTGATGCGAGCCTTGCAGCGGCTGAAGGTGCCGACCCTGCTGTTCGTGAACAAGGTCGACCGGGTGGGTGCCGACCTGGACGCGGTGCTCGCCGCGGTGCGGACCAGGCTCACCCCGGCGGTGCTGCCCATGGGCACGACCCGCGCGACGGGATCGCGTGGCGCGGAGTTCGTCGCCTTCCCGCCGGACGACGCCGCGTTCCTCGAGCGGGAGGCGGTCGCGCTCGCGGAGCACGACGACGACCTGCTCGCGGCCTACGTGGACGGCCGCGCCCGCACGGCTGCGGAGCTCGTGGGCTCGGTCGCGGACCAGACGGGTGCGTGCCGGTTGCATCCCGTCTTCGCGGGGTCCGCGGCCACCGGGGCCGGGATCGCCGAGCTGGTGGCGGGCATCGCCTCGCTCCTGCCCACTGCCACCCCCGATCCCGGCGGGCCGGCCTCGGGCCGGGCGTTCAAGGTCGACCGCGGCGCAGCGGGCGAGAAGGTCGCCTACGTGCGGATGTTCTCCGGGGCGCTCCGGGTCCGCCAGCGGCTCGAGCTCGCCGGCGACCGGACCGGCAAGGTCGCGAGCATCGAGCTCTTCCGCGACGGCCACTGGGAGCGCGCCGACGAGGTCGGTGCGGGCCAGGTCGCGCGGCTGCTCGGCCTGACCGCAGTCCGCGTGGGCGACGGCTTCGGCACGTCGGCCCGCGCAGAGGAACACCACTTCCCGCCGCCGACCCTGGAGGCGTCCGTCGAGGCCTGCGCCGTCGAGCAGCGCACCGCGCTGCGCGTCGCGCTGGCGCAGCTCGCCGACCAGGACCCGCTCATCGCAGCTCGCACCGACGTGGCCGGGCACCCGACCCTCTCGCTCTACGGGCGCGTGCAGCAGGAGGTCATCGCCTCGACACTGGCGGAGGAGCACGGCATCGAGGTGGAGTTCTCCGAGGCAAGCGTGCTGCACGTCGAGCGGCCGCGCCGGGCCGGAGCGGCCGTCGAGCGCTTCAACACCCCGTCCAACCCCTACTGGGCCACGATCGGGATCCGCATCACGCCGGCGGAGCCCGGCAGCGGGGTCGCCCTGGACCTCGAGTGCCCGCTGCGCGACCTGCCGCTGTTCCTCTTCGGGTCGGTCGAGCACTTCACGTCGGTCATGCGGCAACACGTCTCGCGCGCGCTCGAGCGCGGTCCCTCGGGTTGGGAGGTCACCGACTGCCGGGTGGCGCTCGTCGAGGTCGGCTACGCGTCCTGGGACGGGCCGCCGTCCCAGCGTGGCCCGGTGCCCACCGCGCTGGACTTCCGCAAGCTGACGCCCCTCGTCGTGGGCCAGGCGCTCGCCCGTGCGACGACCCGGGTCTGCGAGCCGGTGCTGCGCGTCGACCTCGAGGTGCCGACCCGGGTCGCCCCGCAGCTGCAACAGCTCCTCGGCCGCTGGGGCACGGAGATCACCGGCCAGACCGCGTTCGGCGACCTCACCCGTCTCGAGGCGCGGGTCGTGGCGACGCGGCTGCACGACCTCCAGCACCGGCTCCCGGACCTGACCGGCGGCGAAGGGGTGCTGGACGCACGCTTCGACGGCTACCAGCCGGTCCGCGGGCGCGGGCCTGTTCGGCGGGGGTGA